From Myxococcus stipitatus, the proteins below share one genomic window:
- a CDS encoding DUF4331 domain-containing protein, translated as MGPSRLSLRLLVVCLSLLAGGAWASSHREAPLISNDPAADGTDLYAWKQGANLVLVANYYPIGIPYGGPNYYLFDDNVLYEIQIDQTGDGAPDVRYQFRFRTQLRQSALPTVSNSAGYNAYKDSFLYAFAGVRSATAPEILRFQTYTLTRIASGGQQQVIVRDAPVAPNNVGRLTTPGYPQTDGTTALDPITQSAIQAGTGTASAYKVFAGPRDDPFFVNLSKTFDFLNYDGQPNRDDLAGLNVLSLVIEAPLTEFSSPHLGIWTTASRPKVTTRRADGGVDTSGAWVQVSRLGNPLVNEVVIPLKFKDLFNASKPQNDLKTPTIVAIVTNPELPQLLQAKGFIPLAPPAPRTDLVALFTRNTNGASTGEMLHIDTSKASAFPNGRQLTDDVTDVALKAVGGAFFTTFADGGPATLPDGGTFAAAAANLGDGVAANDVPFLAVFPYLAPPHSGDPTP; from the coding sequence ATGGGTCCGTCCCGTCTGTCGCTGCGTCTTCTCGTGGTCTGTCTGTCCCTGCTGGCGGGGGGCGCGTGGGCCTCCAGCCACCGCGAGGCCCCGCTCATCAGCAACGACCCGGCGGCCGACGGCACCGACCTCTATGCCTGGAAGCAGGGCGCCAACCTGGTGCTGGTCGCCAACTACTACCCCATCGGCATCCCGTACGGCGGGCCGAACTACTACCTGTTCGACGACAACGTCCTCTACGAAATCCAGATCGACCAGACCGGGGATGGGGCGCCGGACGTCCGCTACCAGTTCCGCTTCCGCACCCAGCTGCGCCAGAGCGCGCTGCCCACGGTGAGCAACTCCGCCGGCTACAACGCCTACAAGGACTCGTTCCTCTATGCGTTCGCGGGGGTCCGGTCCGCCACCGCGCCGGAGATCCTCCGCTTCCAGACGTACACGCTGACGCGCATCGCCAGCGGAGGACAACAGCAGGTCATCGTCCGGGACGCCCCGGTGGCGCCCAACAACGTGGGGCGGCTGACGACGCCGGGCTATCCCCAGACCGATGGCACGACGGCGCTGGACCCCATCACCCAGAGCGCCATCCAGGCCGGCACCGGCACGGCCTCCGCCTACAAGGTCTTCGCCGGCCCCCGGGACGACCCCTTCTTCGTGAACCTCTCGAAGACCTTCGACTTCCTCAACTACGACGGACAGCCGAACCGGGACGACCTGGCGGGCCTCAACGTCCTGTCGCTCGTCATCGAGGCGCCGCTGACGGAGTTCAGCTCGCCGCACCTGGGCATCTGGACCACCGCGAGCCGGCCCAAGGTGACCACCCGCCGCGCGGACGGCGGGGTGGACACCTCCGGCGCCTGGGTCCAGGTGTCGCGCCTGGGCAATCCCCTGGTCAACGAGGTCGTCATCCCGCTGAAGTTCAAGGACCTCTTCAATGCCTCCAAGCCCCAGAACGACCTGAAGACGCCGACCATCGTCGCCATCGTCACCAACCCCGAGCTGCCCCAGCTGCTCCAGGCCAAGGGCTTCATCCCGCTGGCCCCTCCGGCGCCGCGCACGGACCTCGTCGCCCTCTTCACGCGCAACACCAACGGCGCCTCCACGGGGGAGATGCTCCACATCGACACCAGCAAGGCCTCCGCCTTCCCCAACGGGCGTCAGCTCACCGACGACGTGACGGACGTGGCGCTCAAGGCCGTGGGGGGCGCGTTCTTCACCACCTTCGCGGACGGGGGGCCCGCCACCCTGCCGGACGGCGGCACCTTCGCCGCGGCCGCCGCGAACCTCGGCGACGGCGTCGCCGCCAACGACGTGCCCTTCCTCGCCGTCTTCCCCTACCTCGCCCCGCCCCACTCCGGCGACCCGACCCCCTGA
- a CDS encoding tetratricopeptide repeat protein encodes MAAPRLMAVGVALAAVAAGGLVRWFAGASHEPPPHEGPAPLIRLEQAAREDDANAQARLAMAWMGEAKRTGESRFVERARLAARRALLVDPEQVEALKVELLILHQGHQFQALREAALGLTREHPHDAFFHGLLGDALMELGRYDEAAAAYQRMMDLKPSHATYTRVGYLRLLEGDVEGAISVLKLAASSADPMDDDTVARALCELGDAFLAQGSPDVAFDYFTVALSRRPGLDRAHVGRGHVLRARGDDAAAADEFRAAVAARPLATHHALLAEALEAQGLKAQAQVEYGRALASASREDDREHARLLLDLGRDAARAEQLARREHERRQDVFTQAVLAQALLAVGKVDEARAMARSAMRLGTPSARIAYVAGLVAAATGDPETARQQLTAALQGIPRLSPRQAARARNLLAAETAPRAGQPSP; translated from the coding sequence ATGGCCGCTCCACGACTCATGGCCGTGGGTGTCGCCCTCGCGGCCGTCGCCGCGGGTGGGCTCGTGCGGTGGTTCGCGGGAGCCTCGCACGAGCCCCCACCGCACGAGGGCCCCGCGCCCCTCATCCGCCTGGAGCAGGCCGCCCGGGAGGACGACGCCAATGCCCAGGCCCGCCTCGCCATGGCCTGGATGGGCGAGGCGAAGCGCACGGGAGAGTCCCGCTTCGTCGAGCGCGCCCGGCTCGCGGCCCGCCGCGCGCTGCTGGTGGACCCCGAGCAGGTGGAGGCGTTGAAGGTGGAGTTGCTCATCCTCCACCAGGGCCACCAGTTCCAGGCCCTGCGCGAAGCGGCGCTCGGTCTGACGCGGGAGCATCCGCACGACGCCTTCTTCCATGGGCTGCTCGGCGACGCGCTCATGGAGCTCGGGCGCTATGACGAAGCGGCGGCGGCCTACCAGCGGATGATGGACTTGAAGCCCTCGCACGCCACCTACACGCGCGTGGGCTATCTGCGGCTGCTGGAGGGGGACGTGGAGGGCGCCATCTCCGTCCTGAAGCTCGCGGCCTCCTCGGCGGACCCCATGGACGACGACACCGTGGCCCGGGCCCTGTGCGAGTTGGGCGACGCGTTCCTCGCCCAGGGCTCGCCCGATGTCGCCTTCGACTACTTCACCGTCGCCCTGTCCCGTCGCCCCGGGTTGGATCGGGCGCATGTGGGCCGGGGACACGTGCTCCGCGCGCGAGGCGATGACGCCGCCGCGGCCGACGAGTTCCGGGCCGCCGTGGCCGCGCGCCCCCTGGCCACCCACCACGCCCTCCTCGCCGAGGCCCTGGAGGCGCAGGGCCTCAAAGCCCAGGCCCAGGTGGAATATGGCAGGGCGCTCGCGAGCGCCTCGCGCGAGGACGACCGGGAGCACGCGCGCCTCCTGCTGGACCTGGGACGGGACGCGGCGCGGGCCGAGCAGCTCGCGCGACGGGAGCACGAACGGCGGCAGGATGTCTTCACCCAGGCCGTGCTCGCCCAGGCGCTGCTCGCCGTCGGAAAGGTGGACGAGGCGCGCGCCATGGCCCGGTCCGCCATGCGCCTGGGCACGCCGAGCGCCCGGATCGCCTATGTCGCGGGCCTCGTGGCGGCGGCCACCGGCGACCCGGAGACGGCGCGCCAGCAGCTCACCGCGGCACTCCAGGGAATCCCTCGCCTGTCGCCACGACAGGCGGCCCGGGCTCGGAACCTGCTCGCGGCGGAGACGGCCCCCCGCGCAGGACAGCCGAGCCCTTGA
- a CDS encoding protein kinase domain-containing protein yields MANEQGGQFGRYKLQTRIGRGGMAETWRAQLKGAAGVTKPVLIKKVLPEYADDEAFTSMFISEARISATLSHGAIAQVFDFGEVDGEYFLAMEFVDGQPLHRVMKRALRSGYASLPVPIATYIALEMCRGLHYAHTRVDDAGAPLGIVHRDISPDNVLISYEGQIKIVDFGIAKARSLRSFDTAPGVVKGKYLFFSPEQARGEEVDARTDVWATGVVLFEMLCGRLPLEGPEYVVMHKLHNRVALPRARDLKQDLPARLDAILQKALALNKEERFESAHAFADALAGFLFKAAPRFSAMSAGFLLRELFREDLRELGRDTKVPSSFVEELSVWRATTNLPKPTEVLPQLDETPRTQQAETRGAQREEGAVDEEEGEEGGNSPDRGNFIERGGLRFSLHHAVVAGGLLVLGWMLWSSFSKLKPDWAPREQSEATAGSRPPIGKPSLEGQGPGALKAPMTGASAAKPVEPAPERPASASMPVEFVQLEAKRDVFKVSEGLAGMASLDPRASYRIQELPVSAASERNKPQPQLFYLFTGPDFSADVSLGLLSRRGEAFQGATGVLFFTVGAETTKVDLPERVVTVTHGLTKEARRITVHPERMTTQVDRAFLIQGMDPAEEYFLSVENVGDGAFTRGRAHGPVGMVACLQEMPVTREGSYIGPEKAQRFLLLRGRPPFRVTGLQGLRCGFVDNDLSDNEGAMTLHIESKRTRAAASAAAGSRAAPRPDPSAAAHQAASEESKPPPTRGDLALEQARQLSRANQLEAARVRLRECVAMEPKHFECHLLLGKTAARLGRLDEGADHYQLFLDTLPPGFIHPQAGEVIRELSKYKYEQELRSHDVP; encoded by the coding sequence ATGGCCAACGAGCAGGGCGGACAGTTCGGACGGTACAAGCTCCAGACGCGTATCGGCCGGGGGGGAATGGCCGAGACGTGGCGGGCCCAGCTCAAGGGGGCCGCGGGCGTCACCAAGCCCGTGCTCATCAAGAAGGTCCTGCCGGAGTACGCCGACGACGAGGCGTTCACCTCCATGTTCATCAGCGAGGCGCGCATCTCCGCCACGCTGTCGCATGGCGCCATCGCCCAGGTCTTCGATTTCGGAGAGGTGGATGGTGAGTATTTCCTCGCGATGGAGTTCGTGGACGGCCAGCCGCTCCACCGCGTGATGAAGCGCGCCTTGCGCTCGGGGTACGCCAGCCTGCCGGTCCCCATCGCCACGTACATCGCCTTGGAGATGTGCCGGGGATTGCACTACGCCCACACGCGGGTCGATGACGCGGGAGCCCCCCTGGGCATCGTCCACCGGGACATCTCTCCGGACAACGTGCTCATCAGCTACGAGGGGCAGATCAAGATCGTCGACTTCGGCATCGCCAAGGCGCGCTCGCTGCGCAGCTTCGACACCGCCCCGGGAGTGGTGAAGGGGAAGTACCTCTTCTTCTCGCCCGAGCAGGCGCGGGGAGAAGAGGTCGACGCGCGCACGGATGTCTGGGCGACCGGCGTGGTGCTCTTCGAGATGCTCTGCGGGCGCTTGCCATTGGAGGGGCCCGAGTACGTGGTGATGCACAAGCTGCACAACCGCGTGGCCCTTCCTCGCGCGCGGGACTTGAAGCAGGATCTTCCCGCCCGGTTGGATGCCATCCTCCAGAAGGCACTCGCCCTGAACAAGGAGGAGCGCTTCGAGTCCGCCCATGCCTTCGCGGATGCGCTCGCGGGGTTCCTCTTCAAGGCCGCGCCACGCTTCTCCGCCATGTCCGCGGGGTTCCTGCTGCGCGAGCTGTTCCGCGAGGACCTGCGGGAGCTGGGCAGGGATACGAAGGTCCCCTCCTCGTTCGTCGAGGAGCTGTCCGTCTGGCGCGCCACCACGAATCTCCCCAAGCCCACGGAGGTCCTCCCCCAGCTCGACGAGACTCCTCGGACGCAGCAGGCGGAGACGCGCGGTGCGCAGCGGGAGGAGGGCGCGGTCGACGAGGAGGAGGGGGAAGAGGGCGGCAACTCGCCGGATCGCGGCAACTTCATCGAACGGGGTGGGCTGCGCTTCTCGCTGCACCACGCGGTGGTCGCGGGCGGGCTGCTGGTGCTGGGCTGGATGCTGTGGTCGTCCTTCAGCAAGCTCAAGCCGGACTGGGCGCCTCGCGAACAGAGCGAAGCGACAGCGGGGTCCCGTCCTCCCATCGGCAAGCCGTCCCTGGAGGGGCAGGGTCCAGGGGCGCTCAAGGCTCCGATGACGGGGGCCAGCGCCGCGAAGCCCGTCGAGCCCGCGCCCGAACGCCCCGCTTCCGCGTCGATGCCTGTGGAGTTCGTCCAGCTCGAGGCGAAGCGCGACGTCTTCAAGGTCTCGGAGGGGCTCGCCGGCATGGCGAGCCTGGACCCCCGGGCGAGCTATCGCATCCAGGAGCTGCCGGTGTCGGCCGCCTCCGAGCGCAACAAGCCGCAGCCGCAGCTCTTCTATCTCTTCACCGGGCCGGACTTCTCGGCGGACGTCTCGCTGGGGCTGCTCAGTCGCCGGGGCGAAGCCTTCCAGGGAGCCACGGGGGTGTTGTTCTTCACCGTGGGGGCCGAGACGACGAAGGTCGATCTCCCGGAGCGCGTCGTCACCGTGACACACGGCCTGACGAAGGAGGCCCGCCGCATCACGGTGCATCCGGAGCGGATGACGACGCAGGTGGACCGCGCCTTCCTCATCCAGGGGATGGACCCCGCGGAGGAGTACTTCCTGTCCGTGGAGAACGTGGGCGATGGCGCCTTCACGCGGGGGCGCGCGCATGGTCCCGTCGGCATGGTGGCCTGTCTCCAGGAGATGCCCGTCACCCGTGAGGGCTCGTACATCGGACCCGAGAAGGCGCAGCGCTTCCTCCTGCTCCGGGGGCGCCCTCCCTTCCGGGTCACCGGGTTGCAGGGGTTGCGGTGTGGCTTCGTCGACAATGACCTGTCGGACAACGAAGGGGCGATGACGCTCCACATCGAATCGAAGCGCACCCGGGCCGCAGCCTCGGCCGCCGCCGGTTCGCGTGCCGCCCCCAGACCCGACCCGTCCGCCGCCGCCCATCAGGCCGCCTCCGAAGAGTCCAAGCCGCCTCCAACGCGAGGCGATCTGGCGCTGGAGCAGGCCCGACAACTGTCCCGTGCCAATCAACTGGAGGCCGCGCGCGTCCGGCTCCGCGAGTGTGTCGCCATGGAGCCCAAGCACTTCGAATGTCATCTGTTGCTGGGGAAGACCGCGGCCAGGCTCGGGCGGCTCGACGAAGGGGCCGACCACTATCAGCTCTTCCTCGACACCCTGCCGCCTGGCTTCATCCATCCCCAAGCGGGAGAGGTCATCCGCGAGCTCTCCAAGTACAAGTACGAGCAGGAGCTGCGCAGTCACGATGTGCCGTGA
- a CDS encoding serine/threonine protein kinase: MSNGPGMSFGRYELLAELGRGGMAETWRARLVGAAGVTKPVLIKKVLPEFANDDAFISMFIREARISTTLSHGNIAQVFDFGQVDGQYFLAMELVDGQPLHRILKRALRTGLQSLPAPVAVFIALEMCRGLHYAHQRTDEKGAPLGIVHRDISPDNVLISYEGQVKIVDFGIAKARMQRTFDTEPGIVRGKYLYFSPEQARGKEVDARTDVWATGLVLYEMLCGQMPVAGGQATVMMRMAHGEFPSPRDVSRGVPPELNAIVMKALAVDVGERYDSAHAFGDALAGFLFSIDPRFSSLSLAHLLRELFREELNVDGRELSVPPSFKDELARWQKRASGAPSTEPPRRKTPPPRTPPPEPPPLDGDTLSLKPSRDPNMAPTVIVPGLSGYVASTELLPRVERRRPWLAVGGGVVLLVALVAVPWATGMFASETRTPPPEDVGPPAVTPQGTKEEGASRERSTASPGTDTPAPSFATAEFPAVSTFTLDATRDVILVPDSLTEVKDLDPAATYHLEEVTQREGAVSPTGVLEPSPRRLSPVFFLATGKKLQADARVGVVSRRRVSFQGATRLALFVVGAPIDEGQPERTFQLSRVGAGMVRRIVFKPDSRRVVPSQAFLLKGLDPRQTYGLSLSRTKQAAFLWGQELGEIARVVCAQDDREPAPARPEARDVPVYPERQVQFELASGQEVRVRGVSALRCGFIDDTPEGNSGAMTVRVTPRPESVSLGPRRGREAAPPPPPSEEQLREAGRLEMMARRLAKSAKPDESRDAFLLAEDCLSIVPNHAECLLLSAIMLARLGSNEEAIIRYRAFVRHHPNHEQTPPVKDLLKRYDEGHAGTR; encoded by the coding sequence ATGAGCAACGGACCTGGGATGAGCTTCGGGCGCTACGAACTGCTGGCCGAGCTGGGCCGGGGCGGAATGGCGGAGACGTGGCGTGCGCGCCTGGTGGGCGCGGCGGGCGTCACCAAGCCCGTCCTCATCAAGAAGGTGTTGCCGGAGTTCGCCAACGACGACGCGTTCATCTCCATGTTCATCCGCGAGGCGCGGATCTCCACGACGCTGTCGCACGGGAACATCGCGCAGGTCTTCGACTTCGGGCAGGTGGACGGTCAGTACTTCCTCGCGATGGAGCTGGTCGATGGACAGCCGCTCCATCGCATCCTCAAGCGCGCGCTTCGGACGGGCCTCCAATCCCTGCCCGCCCCCGTGGCCGTGTTCATCGCCCTGGAGATGTGCCGGGGGCTGCACTACGCCCACCAACGCACGGATGAGAAGGGCGCGCCGCTGGGCATCGTGCACCGGGACATCTCCCCGGACAACGTGCTCATCAGCTACGAAGGGCAGGTCAAGATCGTCGACTTCGGCATCGCCAAGGCGCGCATGCAGCGCACCTTCGACACCGAGCCGGGAATCGTGCGGGGCAAGTACCTCTACTTCTCGCCGGAGCAGGCACGGGGCAAGGAGGTGGATGCGCGCACGGACGTGTGGGCCACGGGGCTCGTGCTCTACGAGATGCTGTGCGGGCAGATGCCGGTCGCCGGAGGCCAGGCGACGGTGATGATGCGCATGGCGCATGGTGAATTCCCCAGTCCACGCGATGTCTCCCGGGGCGTCCCTCCGGAGTTGAACGCCATCGTCATGAAGGCGCTCGCGGTCGACGTGGGGGAGCGTTACGACTCCGCCCATGCCTTCGGGGACGCGCTCGCGGGTTTCCTCTTCTCCATCGACCCACGCTTCTCCTCCTTGAGTCTGGCGCACCTGCTGCGAGAGCTGTTCCGCGAGGAGCTCAACGTCGATGGGCGGGAGCTGTCCGTGCCCCCGTCCTTCAAGGACGAACTGGCGCGATGGCAGAAGCGGGCCTCCGGGGCTCCCTCGACCGAACCACCGCGTCGCAAGACGCCCCCTCCGCGCACGCCCCCTCCGGAGCCACCTCCGCTGGACGGGGACACGCTGTCCCTGAAGCCGAGCAGGGATCCCAACATGGCTCCCACGGTGATCGTCCCCGGTCTGTCCGGATACGTCGCCTCCACGGAGCTGCTCCCGCGTGTCGAGCGAAGGAGGCCGTGGCTCGCCGTGGGGGGCGGGGTGGTGTTGCTCGTGGCGCTCGTGGCCGTCCCCTGGGCCACGGGGATGTTCGCGTCCGAGACACGAACGCCTCCCCCGGAGGACGTGGGCCCGCCAGCGGTCACTCCCCAGGGCACGAAAGAGGAGGGGGCGTCGCGAGAGCGCTCGACCGCGTCCCCCGGGACGGACACCCCGGCCCCGTCGTTCGCGACGGCCGAGTTCCCCGCGGTCTCGACTTTCACGCTCGACGCCACGCGAGACGTGATCCTCGTTCCCGACTCACTGACCGAGGTGAAGGACCTGGACCCCGCGGCGACCTATCACCTCGAGGAGGTGACGCAACGCGAGGGCGCGGTGAGCCCCACCGGGGTCCTCGAGCCGTCGCCGCGCCGCCTGTCTCCCGTCTTCTTCCTCGCCACCGGCAAGAAGCTCCAAGCCGATGCCCGGGTAGGGGTGGTGTCTCGTCGTCGCGTTTCATTCCAGGGCGCCACCCGTCTCGCCCTCTTCGTCGTCGGCGCGCCCATCGACGAAGGTCAGCCCGAGCGGACCTTCCAGCTGAGCCGGGTTGGTGCGGGCATGGTTCGCCGCATCGTTTTCAAGCCCGACTCGCGACGGGTCGTGCCGTCACAGGCCTTCCTGCTGAAGGGGCTCGACCCGAGGCAGACCTATGGACTGTCGCTCAGCCGCACGAAGCAGGCGGCGTTCCTCTGGGGGCAGGAGCTCGGGGAGATCGCCCGCGTCGTCTGCGCCCAGGACGACCGCGAGCCCGCACCCGCGCGGCCAGAGGCCCGCGACGTGCCTGTCTATCCGGAGCGACAGGTCCAGTTCGAGCTGGCCTCGGGGCAGGAGGTCCGGGTCCGAGGCGTGAGCGCGCTGCGCTGTGGCTTCATCGATGACACCCCCGAGGGCAATTCGGGCGCGATGACCGTTCGCGTCACCCCTCGTCCGGAGTCGGTGTCGTTGGGGCCTCGTCGGGGAAGGGAGGCCGCGCCCCCGCCGCCTCCGTCCGAGGAACAGCTCCGGGAGGCCGGGCGGCTCGAGATGATGGCTCGGCGGCTGGCGAAGTCCGCGAAGCCAGATGAGTCCCGCGACGCCTTCCTCCTGGCCGAGGACTGTCTGTCCATCGTCCCCAACCACGCGGAATGCCTGTTGCTCTCCGCCATCATGCTGGCGCGGCTCGGCTCCAATGAGGAGGCCATCATCCGCTATCGGGCCTTTGTCAGACACCATCCCAATCATGAGCAGACGCCGCCCGTGAAGGATCTGCTCAAGCGATACGACGAGGGGCATGCCGGTACCCGCTGA
- a CDS encoding serine/threonine protein kinase — MSNEPVKAFGRYELVSPLGRGGMAETWRARWVGDAGVSKSVLIKKVLPEFANDDAFISMFISEARISATLSHGNIAQVFDFGRVDGQYYLAMELVDGQPLHRVLRRAQKTGLQTLPIPLAVYIVLEMCRGLHYAHTRTDDKGMPLGIVHRDISPDNVLISYEGQVKIVDFGIAKARMQRNFDTEPGVVKGKFLYFSPEQARGKEVDARTDVWATGLVLYELLCGQMPVEGGQTAVMMRMAHGEFPSPKEVRKEIPSALNEIVMRALSVSLEGRFESANAFGDSLAAFLYSFAPRFSPMNLAYLVRTLFQPVLAEEGRELSVPQSFIEELTLWQTGTASVPALKPQGPHKPLAPNVASWEAQGPPTAPLPGRETGGRISTGRESSITESALDPEPARGTGRIGWLLGAGSVGTGLLLWVLATGSTERTLPPFVPPATPIVDTNRAERAATSGDPRPLSPSERKTQTAERLAQARVHYVDRKFAEAHSEAERCLDNEPDHSTCLLLSAASLARLGRVEEGDRRLRRFKEVPRKPEHAHLTVLLLDDYLRAVSDTVQVSETRPPPPESLSEKGDEDKGMLAPIGTRRTSEKRAQSVQSHVEAMRAALREKRATVAVEEGETCLERYPSAPECHLFLGAALALLERTSEAATHYRRFVELAPNHPHAARVEKLVAEYEAAR; from the coding sequence ATGAGCAACGAACCCGTGAAGGCATTCGGCCGGTACGAACTGGTGTCGCCCCTGGGGCGAGGCGGAATGGCGGAGACGTGGCGCGCCCGGTGGGTGGGCGACGCTGGTGTGTCCAAGTCCGTGCTCATCAAGAAGGTGTTGCCGGAGTTCGCCAACGACGACGCGTTCATCTCCATGTTCATCAGCGAGGCGCGCATCTCCGCGACGCTGTCGCACGGGAACATCGCGCAGGTGTTCGACTTCGGGCGGGTGGATGGGCAGTACTACCTGGCGATGGAGCTGGTGGACGGGCAGCCGTTGCACCGGGTGCTGAGGCGGGCGCAGAAGACGGGGCTGCAGACCCTGCCGATTCCCTTGGCCGTCTACATCGTCCTGGAGATGTGCCGGGGGCTGCACTACGCGCACACGCGGACGGACGACAAGGGAATGCCCCTGGGCATCGTCCACCGGGACATCTCTCCGGACAACGTGCTCATCAGCTACGAGGGCCAGGTCAAGATCGTCGACTTCGGCATCGCCAAGGCGCGCATGCAGCGGAACTTCGACACCGAGCCCGGGGTGGTGAAGGGGAAGTTCCTCTACTTCTCGCCGGAGCAGGCGCGGGGCAAGGAGGTGGATGCTCGGACGGACGTCTGGGCCACGGGGCTGGTGTTGTACGAACTGCTGTGCGGACAGATGCCCGTGGAGGGAGGCCAGACGGCGGTGATGATGCGGATGGCGCACGGGGAGTTCCCGTCGCCGAAGGAGGTCCGCAAGGAGATCCCCTCGGCGCTCAACGAAATCGTGATGAGGGCGCTGTCGGTGAGTCTGGAAGGGCGCTTCGAGTCAGCGAATGCCTTTGGGGATTCGCTCGCCGCGTTCCTGTATTCGTTCGCGCCACGGTTCTCCCCGATGAACCTGGCCTACCTCGTCCGTACCCTGTTCCAGCCCGTCCTCGCGGAGGAAGGGCGAGAGCTGTCGGTGCCCCAGTCGTTCATCGAGGAGCTGACCCTCTGGCAGACCGGGACGGCCAGCGTGCCGGCCCTGAAGCCGCAGGGTCCCCACAAGCCCCTCGCCCCGAACGTGGCGTCCTGGGAGGCTCAAGGGCCGCCCACCGCGCCCCTCCCCGGACGGGAGACAGGGGGCCGCATCTCGACCGGGCGTGAGTCTTCCATCACGGAGTCGGCGCTCGATCCGGAGCCAGCACGGGGGACGGGGAGAATCGGGTGGCTCCTGGGCGCTGGCTCCGTGGGGACGGGCCTGCTGCTGTGGGTCCTGGCGACAGGGTCGACCGAACGGACGCTGCCTCCATTCGTCCCTCCCGCGACGCCCATCGTCGACACGAACCGGGCCGAGCGGGCCGCGACGTCCGGCGATCCTCGCCCCCTCTCGCCCTCCGAGCGGAAGACCCAGACCGCCGAGCGTCTGGCGCAGGCGCGGGTCCACTACGTCGACCGGAAGTTCGCGGAGGCGCATTCGGAGGCGGAGCGGTGTCTCGACAACGAGCCCGACCACTCCACGTGCCTCCTGCTTTCGGCGGCGAGTCTTGCCCGCCTGGGGCGGGTCGAAGAGGGTGACCGGCGATTGCGCCGCTTCAAGGAGGTTCCGCGCAAGCCTGAACACGCCCACCTGACCGTCTTGCTCCTCGATGACTATCTGCGCGCGGTGAGTGACACCGTTCAAGTCTCCGAGACCCGGCCTCCGCCCCCAGAGTCGCTCAGCGAGAAGGGGGATGAGGACAAGGGCATGCTCGCCCCGATTGGGACGAGACGCACGTCCGAGAAGAGAGCCCAGAGCGTCCAGTCTCACGTCGAGGCGATGCGGGCGGCGCTCAGGGAGAAGAGAGCCACCGTCGCGGTGGAAGAGGGGGAGACGTGTTTGGAGCGCTATCCGAGCGCACCGGAATGCCATCTGTTCCTGGGGGCCGCGTTGGCGCTCTTGGAGCGCACCTCGGAAGCCGCCACCCACTATCGGCGCTTCGTGGAGCTCGCGCCGAACCACCCCCACGCCGCGAGGGTCGAGAAGCTGGTCGCGGAGTACGAGGCCGCGCGATGA